The genomic segment ATCACGCCATACAGCACGGCGCACGTCACGCCATGCAGGACGATGCTGACCAGGTGATAGCCGCGCGGGTCCAGGCCGAACCATTTGTACTCCGCGCCGAGCAGCATCCACGCGGCCGGCTGCCAGACACCGAGGTGATAGGTTCGCCACGCCCAGCGAAGCGGCTCAAGTCCGACGCCGCGATAGGCTTCGTTCTGGACGAAGTTGCGATCATCGTCCCAGTTGACGAAGTCGTTGTTCGCACAGTCCCAGAACGCCGCGACGGTCACCAGTGCGACGGCGATGCCCAGGGCGAGCGTCATCCGAGGCCGGTTCGGCTCCGCGTGGTCGCGGTTGTGTGATGAGCTTTGCCATGCTGTTGCAGCAGGGGCCGCGTTCATGGGCGACATCGTCGGGCGCGATGCATCAGAAGACAAATGCCGCCTCGACGCACTTGGCACGTTGCATTTGGGAAGCGTCATGTTGTTGACGGTCAACGCGCGGACGCCGGCGTGGGATGTCAAATCGGACCTGTGCCGACTCGTGAAGCCTCCGGGTCGGAATTCTCGCCCCCCGAGCACGACCCCAGACCGATCGCGGCCCGGCACACTGGTTGCTCCAACGCTCGGCGGTCAAGAGACGGGCGAAGCGGGGTCGCCCGGAGAGGGATTCGCCGCGAGGCGAGGGGGAGGAGAGAGGCCGTGGACGAAAATTCATTCCAGAAGAAGCTGGCCGAACTGGTGCAGGAGATCGGGAATCTGCCGGAGTCGGAGAAGTCAAAGTTCACGGCGCTGGCCGAGCAGACCAAGGAGCGACACGAGAAGCTGCGCAAGACCGTGAGCAGCCTTCAGGATTCGATCGATTACCTGCGGCTGTCGATCAAGTACTTGCTCTTCGATCTGGAGGCGACGCGGCGCGAGAACGCGTATCTGCGCAAGATGCTGGAAGAACAATCAGGCAATCAGTGAATCCGCTCATCCACCGCATTCGTTCATTCAAAAAGCTCAATGCGCATTGAAGCCGACGGATGGCGATCCGACGGCTTCCGCGCGCGGAGCACAGCGCGGTAACGATCGAGGTTCGGCATGTGAATCGTCAACGGAGATCATCGCAGCGGCGGGAGCGCGACGGTCTGAACCGACACAATTGCCGCATGGGCGCGCAGCGCATCGAGCACGTGCGCCGGCGGCTGGGCATCGAGCCGCAGAACCATCAGCGCCGTTCGATCGCGGCGTGACAGGAACATGTCCGCGATGTTGATCTGCCGATCGCCGAAGAGCGTCCCCACCACGCCGATCACGCCGGGCCGATCATCGTTGAAGATCAGGACGAGCGGCCCCTCGGGCACCATTTCCATGCGATAGCCGTCGATGGCGAGGATGCGCGGGCGACCGTCGACGAACACGGCCCCTTCGACGGCGTGCTTCGCGCCGCGCCGCTCGATCTCGATGGTGACGGTTTCGAGGTAATCCCGCTGGGCGGAGTGTGCCGCGTTCTGCACGTCGATGCCGCGCTGCCGGGCGAAGGCGGCGGCGTTCACGAGGTTCAGCCGCCCCTCGATGTGCGGACTCATCAGTTCGGCGAGGGCCTGTAACGCGAGCGTCGGACACAACGCGGTGAGATGCTGCTCGCCATGTGTCGCAAGTAAGACACGATCCACGCCGTCGGCGCAGAACGGCGCCAGCACGGCGGCCATCCGCGCGGTCAGATCGAGATACGCCCGGTCGCGGTCGGTCAGATTGGCCGGCAAACCGGCGACGTTCACCGCCCCGCGGATGCGCCCGTGCAGCAGGTAATCGAGCAGTTCATCGACCGCGTCGGTGGACACGGCGGTTTGTGCTTCGGCGGTAGATGCGCCCAAGTGCGGCGTGAGAACAATGTTCTTCGCGCCTGGCAGCGGGCTGCCGACCGGCGGCTCGTTGGCGAAGACGTCGATCGCGGCCCCTGCAAGCCGGCCGCTGTTCAATGCGTCGGCCAGCGCGGACTCGTCCACCAGCGCGCCGCGGGCACAGTTGACCAGCACGGCCGACGGTTTCATTCGGGCGAGCTGCGCCGCGCCGATCAGATGTTTGTTGTCGCCCGTGAGCGCGGCGTGCAGCGTCAGACAATCGACGCGACCGAGCAGATCGTCCAGGCTCGGCGCGATCCGCACCGCGCCGTCCAGCGCCGTCTCGCCGCTGACAAACGGGTCAAACGCCCACACGTCCATTCCGAACGCCAGCGCCCGCTCGGCCACCGCCCGGCCCACGCGACCCAAACCGACGATGCCGAGCGTCTTGCCGGCCAGTTGCCGCCCGACGAAGGCCGCCCGATCCCACGCGCCATTGCGCACGTGCGCGTGCGCATCCGGGATGCGGTGCATCAACGCGAGCAGCATCGCCATCGTGTGCTCGGCCGTGGAGATCGTGTTGGCGTCGGGCGTGTTCATCACGAGCACGCCGGCCGCCGTCGCCGCGGGCACGTCGACGTTGTCGACACCGACTCCGGCACGCGCGATGACGCGCAGCCGACCGGGTTTGGCGAACACCTCGGCGGTGACTTTCACACCCGAGCGAATGATGAGACCGTCGTAATCGCCGACGATCGCCGCAAGATCGGCCGGCGACAGTCCGGTGCGCACGTCGACCAAAAGACCCTGCGTGGCGCGCAGGCGGGCGAGGCCTTCTTCGGCGATCTTGTCGGCGACGAGTACTTTCAAATCCGCCATGAGCTGCAAGCCTTACGCCTTGAACCGATCCGATTGCTCGCGCGATCGGCTTATTGAATGACGCATCACGCCGTCGTACTTCGATTGGTTCGACGCGTCCCTAATCGACGTTCTTTGCTTCGACCTTGATGACCATATCGTGCATCGCGGCGATCTCGGCCACCAGTTCCGCCGTGGGCTTGTCGCCCAACTGGATCGTCGCCACGGCGGCCTTGGCCCCCTGAAAGACCGTGTTGTTCATCCCTTCGACGTTGATGTTCGCCCGGCGCAGCTTGTCCAGCACAGCCGCCAGCACGCCGACCTTGTCGTAGTGCCGCACGACGAGGTGGCACTTCACCGGCGGGTTCGGCTCGATGTTCACGCAGTTCGGCGCTTCGCCCGTAGTCATGAAACACTTCACGATGCGAACGGCCTCATCGGCGATGGCGCTTTGCGCCTGCTCGGTCGATGCGCCGATGTGGTGCGTGCCGACCAGCCCGGGCAGGTCGAGAATCTCATCGGCGAAGGCTTCCTTTCCGCCGGCCGGCTCGGGGTCGAAGACATCCAGGCCGGCGCGAAGACCGCGCGTCTTCATCGCGTCGATCAGCGCTTTTTGATCCACCACGCCGCCACGCGACGTGTTGAGAAAGATCGCGCCAGGCTTCATCGCCGCGAACATCTCGGCGTTGAACAGTTTTTTCGTCTCCGCGGTCTGCGCCAGATGCACCGACACCACGTCGGCCTTCTGGCACAATTCGCGCACGGTTTCGCACCGGCCGATACCCAATTCCTCCGCGCGCAACGGCGTCAGCGAACGCGACCATGCAATGACCGGCATCTCGAACGCCCTGGCCCGCCGCGCGACGGCCTCGCCGATCTGTCCCATGCCGACGATGCCGAAAACCTTGCCTTTCAACCCGTCGGCCTTCGAATACTCCTTCTTGTTCCACTGGTGCGCCCGCAGATCGGCCGTGTTCTGCGGGATGCGCCGATCAATCGCCAGCAGCAGGCCCATCGTCAGCTCCGCGACGGCGACTGCGTTCTTGCCGGGGCAGTTCGCGACGAAAATCCCCCGGCGGCTGGCGGCGGCCACGTCGATCGTGTTCACGCCCGCGCCCGCGCGGATGATCAGTGCGAGATGCTTTCCGGCGTCGATCACCTCGGCCGGCACTTCCCGGCCGCGCACCACGAGGATGTCCGCATCGGCGACGGCCCGGGTCAGTTGCTCCAGCGTCAGATCGGGCTGGTAGGTGGTTTGCAGACCCAGCTCGCGAAAGGCCGCCAGCTTGTCTTCGGGAAACTTTTCTGCAATCAGCAGCCGCATGGTGAACCCCGTGGCGTCGTGCAGTGCCCCGCGACGCTTTGTCGCGTGAAAACGGGGTTCATTGTGCCGCGCGGCACGAAGTCGCACAACCGAGCGATTGGATCGTATAATAAACCGGAGCGAGGCATCGCGGCCGAACCACGGCGTGACCGCGTCGCATGGAAGGGTTGAAATGAAGCCATTGCGGGAAGCACTGGAAGACGCGCTGGGCGCTCGCCCGTTCCAGCCGATCGAGGTCGTGCTGAAGGGCGGTCGCCGGTTTGAGATTCGTCATCCCGAAGCGCTGGCGCTGGAGGCCGGCAGCCAGGCGGGTGAAATCATGACGCCCGACGGCGAGACGCACGACTTTGACGCGTCGCAGTTGACAACGGTCCGCCGGCTGAAGGCGTCGTCGCCCGGAGAGCCGGGTCGCGCGAGTTAATCGACGGGAATCCCTTCGAGGCACGAAAGATCGCGTGTCGGATACGGCTTTTATTCTCATTGTGGAAGACGAGCGCTCGCATGGTGAGGCCATCAAGGAGGGCCTCGAGCGTGCAGGGCACGTCTGTCATCTGGTCGAGTCGGGCGACGAGGCCGTGTCGTCGATGCGCGCGCGCCCGCCGCACGTGGTCATTACCGACTACCGCCTGGGCGGAAAAGTGAACGGATTGGAGGTGCTGTACGCGGCGAAATCGGTCAGCACGTGGACGCAGGGCATTCTCATCACCGCGCACGGCGACGAACGGCTGGTGCGTGACGCGCTCGTGGAAGCCGGGGCGTTTGATTACCTGCCCAAGCCGCTGGACCTCGAGCGGTTGCGCGATGCGGTGCAGCGCGCGGCGCGCAAGGCCATGACCCTGCGCGAGAACTTCATGCTCCGCGAGCAGTTGGGCCAGGCCTGTTCGTTTGAGGGCATCATCGCGGCGAGCAGCGCGATGCGCGGCGTGCTCGATCGCGTGCGCCGGCTGGCCAACACCAAGCTCACGGTTCTGATCTACGGCGAATCGGGCACGGGCAAGGAGCTGATCGCTCGTGCGATTCACAACAATTCCGACCGCCGCCGCAAGCCGTGGATTCCCGTCAACTGCGCCGGCATCTCCGAGGGCATTCTCGAATCCGAGCTGTTCGGGCACGTCAAAGGCGCGTTCACCAACGCGCTCACCGACCGGCGCGGGTTGTTTGAGGAGGCTGACGGCGGCACGATCTTTCTCGACGAGATCGGTGACATGCCGCTGACGATGCAGAGCAAGCTGCTGCGCGTGCTGGAGAACGGCGAGGTCGTGCGCGTCGGTTCGAGCAAGCCCATCAAGGTGGACGTGCGCGTCGTGGCGGCGACGAACCGCGACCTGAAGGAGGCCGTGAACAAGAAGGAGTTCCGCGAAGATTTGTTCTTCCGCATCAATCAGGCCGACATCAACCTGCTGCCGCTGCGCGATCGCAAGGAGGATCTCGCGCCGCTCATTCACCATTTCATCGAGCAGGCCAACGAACTGCACGGCAAAGAGGTGAAACACATCACGCCGGAGTGCCTGCGCCTGCTGATGAACTATCGCTGGCCCGGCAACGTGCGCGAGCTGCGCAACGCGATCAACCAGATGGTCGTCTTCTCATCGGGTGATACGCTCGACGTCAAGGACCTGCCCGCGACGCCGCCGATCAGCGCGACGACCGACATCGTACCGGTGCGCCCACGGCCGTTCAGCGCGACGTTAAAGGAGCTCGAAGTCGTGGCGATCCAGCACGCACTGGCCGCGAACCAGGGCAACCGCGAGAAAGCCGCGAAGCAACTCGGCATCGGCGCACGCACGCTGTATCGCAAAATAAAGGAATACGGCATTCAGTAGGATGCGTCCCGGACGCATCGGAAATCGCGCGACAATAATTCTTGCTGGCGCAGGGTGGGCATGGCCCGCCTTTTCTCTCACGGTTCACAGCGATCGCATGCACTCTCCACGTGACGCACAACTCATGCAGCGTGCCCTGGAACTCGCACGGTGCGGCGAGGGATTCGTCGAGCCGAACCCGATGGTCGGCTGTGTGATCGTGCGAAGCGGGCGGATCGTCGGCGAGGGATATCACCGCCGATTCGGCGGTCCGCACGCCGAGGTCTTCGCCCTGCGGCAGGCCGGCAAGAGGGCACGCGGCGCGACCGCGTACGTCACGCTTGAACCGTGCAGTCATTTCGGCAAAACGCCGCCCTGTGCCGACGCGTTGATCGACGCCGGCGTGAAGCGCGTCATCGTGGCAACGTGCGATCCGAACCCGCGCGTCAGCGGCCGCGGATTGAAAAAGCTGCGAGCGGCCGACATCGACGTGCGCATCGGCCTGCTGGAGGCAGAGGCGCAGCGTCTCATCGCACCGTTTGCGAAACTCATCCGCCGGCGCACGCCGTATGTCATCCTCAAGTGGGCGCAATCCTTGGACGGGAGATTGGCTACGCACCGCGGCGATTCAAAGTGGATCACGTGCGAGGCCAGCCGCGCGGCGGCCCATGCCATTCGCGCCCGCGTCGATGCGGTGCTGGTGGGCATTGAGACCGTTCTCGCGGATGACCCCGACCTGACGGCGCGGCATGTCCGGCCGCGGCGCGTGGCCACGCGGGTGGTGTTGGACAG from the Planctomycetia bacterium genome contains:
- a CDS encoding phosphoglycerate dehydrogenase, giving the protein MADLKVLVADKIAEEGLARLRATQGLLVDVRTGLSPADLAAIVGDYDGLIIRSGVKVTAEVFAKPGRLRVIARAGVGVDNVDVPAATAAGVLVMNTPDANTISTAEHTMAMLLALMHRIPDAHAHVRNGAWDRAAFVGRQLAGKTLGIVGLGRVGRAVAERALAFGMDVWAFDPFVSGETALDGAVRIAPSLDDLLGRVDCLTLHAALTGDNKHLIGAAQLARMKPSAVLVNCARGALVDESALADALNSGRLAGAAIDVFANEPPVGSPLPGAKNIVLTPHLGASTAEAQTAVSTDAVDELLDYLLHGRIRGAVNVAGLPANLTDRDRAYLDLTARMAAVLAPFCADGVDRVLLATHGEQHLTALCPTLALQALAELMSPHIEGRLNLVNAAAFARQRGIDVQNAAHSAQRDYLETVTIEIERRGAKHAVEGAVFVDGRPRILAIDGYRMEMVPEGPLVLIFNDDRPGVIGVVGTLFGDRQINIADMFLSRRDRTALMVLRLDAQPPAHVLDALRAHAAIVSVQTVALPPLR
- a CDS encoding hydroxyacid dehydrogenase — encoded protein: MRLLIAEKFPEDKLAAFRELGLQTTYQPDLTLEQLTRAVADADILVVRGREVPAEVIDAGKHLALIIRAGAGVNTIDVAAASRRGIFVANCPGKNAVAVAELTMGLLLAIDRRIPQNTADLRAHQWNKKEYSKADGLKGKVFGIVGMGQIGEAVARRARAFEMPVIAWSRSLTPLRAEELGIGRCETVRELCQKADVVSVHLAQTAETKKLFNAEMFAAMKPGAIFLNTSRGGVVDQKALIDAMKTRGLRAGLDVFDPEPAGGKEAFADEILDLPGLVGTHHIGASTEQAQSAIADEAVRIVKCFMTTGEAPNCVNIEPNPPVKCHLVVRHYDKVGVLAAVLDKLRRANINVEGMNNTVFQGAKAAVATIQLGDKPTAELVAEIAAMHDMVIKVEAKNVD
- a CDS encoding sigma-54-dependent Fis family transcriptional regulator — its product is MSDTAFILIVEDERSHGEAIKEGLERAGHVCHLVESGDEAVSSMRARPPHVVITDYRLGGKVNGLEVLYAAKSVSTWTQGILITAHGDERLVRDALVEAGAFDYLPKPLDLERLRDAVQRAARKAMTLRENFMLREQLGQACSFEGIIAASSAMRGVLDRVRRLANTKLTVLIYGESGTGKELIARAIHNNSDRRRKPWIPVNCAGISEGILESELFGHVKGAFTNALTDRRGLFEEADGGTIFLDEIGDMPLTMQSKLLRVLENGEVVRVGSSKPIKVDVRVVAATNRDLKEAVNKKEFREDLFFRINQADINLLPLRDRKEDLAPLIHHFIEQANELHGKEVKHITPECLRLLMNYRWPGNVRELRNAINQMVVFSSGDTLDVKDLPATPPISATTDIVPVRPRPFSATLKELEVVAIQHALAANQGNREKAAKQLGIGARTLYRKIKEYGIQ
- the ribD gene encoding bifunctional diaminohydroxyphosphoribosylaminopyrimidine deaminase/5-amino-6-(5-phosphoribosylamino)uracil reductase RibD, which codes for MHSPRDAQLMQRALELARCGEGFVEPNPMVGCVIVRSGRIVGEGYHRRFGGPHAEVFALRQAGKRARGATAYVTLEPCSHFGKTPPCADALIDAGVKRVIVATCDPNPRVSGRGLKKLRAADIDVRIGLLEAEAQRLIAPFAKLIRRRTPYVILKWAQSLDGRLATHRGDSKWITCEASRAAAHAIRARVDAVLVGIETVLADDPDLTARHVRPRRVATRVVLDSRLRTPPRCRLVRTARRAPVLIVTSTARARDRAAVARWSRAGCEVIGVPVRGGRLDLRRVLLELGRRSMTNVMVEGGPKVLGAFLSAGLVDEGRVFVSPKLLGGEGPHGPMGEFAVPAVRRALSPRVERIEAIGEDLCYIMSFRGG